AGCCCTGCCCGTAGCGCAGGCCCGACGACGTCGCCCCGAGCACGAACGGCCGCCCGAGGGTGGCGATCCCGGTCGACGGCAGATCCGGGTTGCGCACGATCAGGGAGCCGTCGACGTACATGCTGCTCCGCCGGCCGTCGTTGACGATCGCGACGTGGGTCCAGCGGCCAGTCGGGATCGCGTGGCTCCACGCGGTCGGGTCGTCATCGGTGCGCACCGGGTACACGACGTACTGGAGGAAGCGCTCGCCGGAGACGTTGAGGCTGCAGGTGCACTCGTCCGGTGAGTAGCCGCCGGTCTTGCCCGCGTCGGCGGCCCGGCCCTCCCAGCTGAACACGCCCATGAAGCCGTGATTGCCGACGAACGGCTCGGGCAGCTTGAGGAACGTCTCGATGGTGTACCCGCGCTCGAACTTCAGGCTGTTGATCGGCGCCCGGTCCCCCGTCCGCAGCGTCGCGCCACGGGCCGGCTGCCCACCGTCGAACCGCAGGCTGGCGTGCGCCGGCTGGACCGGGTGGTGCTCGGTGGAGAACTTCAGCACCTCGGCCGGGCTGTTCTGGATCGGTACGACGGCCAGGTCGTTGCCGTTGCCGGTGAGGTCACGCGCGACGGTCCCGGAGCCGACGGTGGTTCCGTCCGGCCCCGGTGTCCCGATCCCTTCGCCGTCGAACCGCCAGTACGCGACCGTGCCGGTCGGCATCACCGCCCGCGCGGGCCGCGGTGCCGGAACCGGCACCGGTGCGAACCCGGCGAAGCGCTCGTCGAAGTCGATCTCCAGGCTGAACCGGTCCGCCGGTCCGCTCATTTCGACGTGCTCCGCCCCGAGCTGACTGCGCCGGTCGGCCCGCTGCTCGATCAGCCACGGCGAGAACGTCTCGACGTCGATCGCGCCCCGGACCAGGTCGAACGCGTACGTCCGGACCATGCCGGCGCCACCGTAGTACCGGTCCTGGTAGTTGAGGATGTGGGCGTGAACGTCGTGCCCGGCGTCGTTCGTCAGCACGGTGGTGCCACTCGGCCAGAAGTGACCGCTGAGCACCAGGAAGATCTGGTCGTTGCGC
The Kribbella italica DNA segment above includes these coding regions:
- a CDS encoding LamG-like jellyroll fold domain-containing protein encodes the protein MTDASLRPSRRALLQAAALTPAAAAVGAAVPASAAATPEEQARTAASFDAVDPRFTLAVVPDTQYLFDAVSIDPEPLTATFRYLVRERRERNVAFVAHLGDVVEHGGADEIEPAARVFRSLGALPHSVIAGNHDINGSTDDQRGDTPYLRAFGPSYQRRMKTYRSSSPGGYNTAHVFSGGGREWLQLALDWRMSDLGLSWAQGVLDAHPKLPAIVTIHEFAAPDGDGGAAPSGYGQTIWDRLIRRNDQIFLVLSGHFWPSGTTVLTNDAGHDVHAHILNYQDRYYGGAGMVRTYAFDLVRGAIDVETFSPWLIEQRADRRSQLGAEHVEMSGPADRFSLEIDFDERFAGFAPVPVPAPRPARAVMPTGTVAYWRFDGEGIGTPGPDGTTVGSGTVARDLTGNGNDLAVVPIQNSPAEVLKFSTEHHPVQPAHASLRFDGGQPARGATLRTGDRAPINSLKFERGYTIETFLKLPEPFVGNHGFMGVFSWEGRAADAGKTGGYSPDECTCSLNVSGERFLQYVVYPVRTDDDPTAWSHAIPTGRWTHVAIVNDGRRSSMYVDGSLIVRNPDLPSTGIATLGRPFVLGATSSGLRYGQGFYGWLGDTRIVGRALRPEEFLAPARRR